Part of the Synergistaceae bacterium genome, CTCGACGAGAAGGGCATCTCCATGGTGGCGGGCAGTTCCATGAAGAAATCCCCTATGACGGCCGCATTCGTAAACGGCATGGCGGCTCATGCCCTGGAGCTGGACGACGGCACTAAGTACGCTACATACCACCCGGGCGCTTCGATCATCCCCGCCGCACTGGCCCTGGGAGAGGCCGAGCGCATCGACGGAAAGAGGCTGCTCGAGGCGATCGTCGCCGGCTACGAGACATCCCTGCGGATCGGCACTGCCATCAATCCCGGACACTACCTAAAGGGATTCCACCCCACCGGCACCATAGCCACCTTCGGGACGACCACCGCTGCGGCGAAGATCCTCGGCCTGACGCCCGAGCTCGCCGTCCACTCGCTTGGCATCGCGGGAAGCCTTGCCTCCGGGATCAACCAATACGAGATAGACGGTTCTGTGTCGAAGCACGTCCATCCCGGCAACGCCGCCAAAAACGGCATAATGGCCGCCATGCTGGCACGTGACGGAATCACCGGCCCGACGGAGATACTGGAGGGTCGGCTGGGCTTCTTCCACTGCTTCGCCGACGATGTGCAAGAGGGGATAGTGGACGCCGACCTTGGCGAGGACTGGCATATCCTGCGGATCTACTTCAAGCCGTACTGCTCTTGCCGATACGTTCACTACGCCATCGAGGCCACGCAGAAAAATCTTGAACAGCACCCCTTCACGCCGGAGAGCATCGAGTCGATCGTAGTTAGGACGCACCGCAACGCCAAGCAGGGCTCCGATATCCCCGACTACCGCTCCCCTCTTCACGCGAGGCTGAGCATACAGTACGGCATAGCATCAATACTGGTTCGCGGCAAGGCGGGAATCAGGGAGTACGAGGAGGAGGCCATCGCCGACCAGGAGGTCAGACGGGTCTCGGACATGGTCAGGATAGAGGTGGACGACGAGATCCAGAAGGTCTACCCCAATCCCCGCTCCATGATAGTGGAGATTAGGGACAAGAGGGGCGTCGTCGCGTCCACCAGGATAGACCACGCAAAGGGAGACGCGGAGAATCCGATGTCCGACGAGGAGCTATTTGAGAAATTCCGGGATGTTACAGGCTCGGTCATGGACGGCGAAAGGACGGAACAGATCATGGCCGCGGCCATGTCTATAGAGGGCCGCGGGGAAATATCATCCTTCGCGGAGATGCTCCACATCCGATAGGGAGGAATGGACCGTGATGGACACAATCAATGCAAGGCTGTCGAAATTCTCGTCGGAGTACCGGTACGAGGACATCCCCAAGGAGGTGCTCGACCACCTGAAGAACGTGCTTCTGGACAACTACGGATGCGGACTCTTCGGCTCCACGACCATGTGGATGAAGATCTACCGGGACGTGCTTGAGAATATGACCGACCGGGAGGAGGCCTCCATATGGGGGACGAACCGCAAGACCTCCGTGGTAAACG contains:
- a CDS encoding MmgE/PrpD family protein; the protein is MASLTEKLAAFSASLSFDSLPEDVASQARRCLLDTTGALLAGSRLSLSGKAGRRFAERLDEKGISMVAGSSMKKSPMTAAFVNGMAAHALELDDGTKYATYHPGASIIPAALALGEAERIDGKRLLEAIVAGYETSLRIGTAINPGHYLKGFHPTGTIATFGTTTAAAKILGLTPELAVHSLGIAGSLASGINQYEIDGSVSKHVHPGNAAKNGIMAAMLARDGITGPTEILEGRLGFFHCFADDVQEGIVDADLGEDWHILRIYFKPYCSCRYVHYAIEATQKNLEQHPFTPESIESIVVRTHRNAKQGSDIPDYRSPLHARLSIQYGIASILVRGKAGIREYEEEAIADQEVRRVSDMVRIEVDDEIQKVYPNPRSMIVEIRDKRGVVASTRIDHAKGDAENPMSDEELFEKFRDVTGSVMDGERTEQIMAAAMSIEGRGEISSFAEMLHIR